One genomic window of Amphiura filiformis chromosome 3, Afil_fr2py, whole genome shotgun sequence includes the following:
- the LOC140149009 gene encoding V-type proton ATPase subunit e 2-like isoform X1 — protein sequence MASTALIVIIVTAFWGVIGIILPFVVPKRPDRGIIQTMLVLTAVCCYSFWMCTFIMQLNPLFGPVLHTDVIKAIQWEWDPKKQPIQPVG from the exons ATGGCGAGTACGGCGCTTATAGTGATAATAGTGACTGCCTTTTGGGGCGTAATAGGAATCATTTTGCCATTTGTAGTACCAAAAAGACCTGATAGGGG AATTATACAGACCATGTTAGTGCTGACAGCAGTATGTTGTTATTCTTT TTGGATGTGTACATTTATTATGCAACTCAACCCATTGTTTGGACCAGTGCTACACACAGATGTTATTAAAGCAATACAATGGGAGTGGGAT CCTAAGAAACAGCCCATACAGCCAGTTGGCTAA
- the LOC140149009 gene encoding V-type proton ATPase subunit e 2-like isoform X2, protein MASTALIVIIVTAFWGVIGIILPFVVPKRPDRGIIQTMLVLTAVCCYSFWMCTFIMQLNPLFGPVLHTDVIKAIQWEWDGVDS, encoded by the exons ATGGCGAGTACGGCGCTTATAGTGATAATAGTGACTGCCTTTTGGGGCGTAATAGGAATCATTTTGCCATTTGTAGTACCAAAAAGACCTGATAGGGG AATTATACAGACCATGTTAGTGCTGACAGCAGTATGTTGTTATTCTTT TTGGATGTGTACATTTATTATGCAACTCAACCCATTGTTTGGACCAGTGCTACACACAGATGTTATTAAAGCAATACAATGGGAGTGGGAT